The window AGGAACAGGTTCGGCTCGATCAGCTCCAGTTCCATCACCACCGGCTCGCGGGCGTCGTTCAGCGCCAGGTCCACCCGCGCGAACAGCAGGGCCTCCGGGGCCGGGACGGCCGCCAACGCCGCTCGGGCGGTGCGCAGTTCCGCCTCGGTCGGCAGGTACGGGGTGACGCCGGGGTGGGGCATCCGGTCGTTGTCGATCACCCCGGGCTCGGTCAGCACGGGCCCCTTGCGGATCGCGTGGCTGAAGGCTCCCGCGATGAAGACCAGCGCGCGTTCCCCCTCCTCCACCAGCGGCAGGTACGGCTGCACCATCACCGTCCGCCCCCGCTCCAGCAGCATCCGGGCGTGGCGGAGCGCGTCGGCGGCCCGGCCGGGCTCGTAGCGGGCGGTGTCCTGCGCCCCGGCCGAGACGGCGGGCTTGACCACCACCCCCGGGGCCAGGTCGAAGTCCGCCTCGTCGCAGCGGTCGCCGGGGACGACGAACCGTGTCGGCACGGCCGGGACGCCGCGCTCGGCGAGCACCGACAGATAGCGCTTGTCGCTGTTCCAGCGCACCACCGGGGCCGGGTTGTGCAGCCGGGTGACGCGGGCCGTCGTGTCGGCCCAGGCCAGGAACTCGTCGAGGCGTTCCGCGTAGTCCCAGGTCGACCGGACCACCGCCAGGTCGAACTCCCCCCACCCCGGGGCGGCCGCGTCCCAGGGCACCACCTCGGCCGCCAGGCCGCCCGCCCGCAAGGCGTCCACGATCAGGGGCAGGTCGGCGTCGTACTCCGCGGCGGCGGTGGCGGTGACGACCGCGATCCTGGCAGTACCCATGCGTGCTCTCCCGTCCGACCGGTCGACGATCTTCCGAGTCTAGGGAGCGGCGAGGCGGCGGTCCGCGAGCCGGCCTACGGACGGACACCCGGTCGACGCCACCCCTACTCTCGGGGCATGACGACGAGACTGGAGCGACTGCGGGCCGACCACGCGCCGGCCCTGCTGGCCTTCGAGCGGGAGAACCGGGAGTACTTCGCCCGCTCCGTCCCCGACCGCGGGGACGACTACTTCGCGGCGTTCGCCGACCGGCACCGCGCGCTGCTCGCCGAACAGGACACCGGGGCCTGCCACTTCCACCTCCTGGTCGACGAGCGCGGCGAGCTGCTCGGCCGGGTCAACCTGGTGGACGTGGCGGCCGGGAGCGCCGAACTCGGCTACCGGATCGGCGAGCGCGCCGCCGGCCGGGGCGCGGCGACGGCGGGCGTCGAGGAGGTGTGCCGCCTGGCCGCCGCGGAGTACGGCCTGACCGGACTCACCGCCGTCACCACGCTCGACAACCCGGCGTCCAGGGCGGTGCTGCGGCGGACCGGGTTCACCGTGACCGGGGAGACCGTCGTCGACAGCCGCCCCGGTCTGC of the Kitasatospora sp. NBC_01246 genome contains:
- a CDS encoding ATP-grasp domain-containing protein, translated to MGTARIAVVTATAAAEYDADLPLIVDALRAGGLAAEVVPWDAAAPGWGEFDLAVVRSTWDYAERLDEFLAWADTTARVTRLHNPAPVVRWNSDKRYLSVLAERGVPAVPTRFVVPGDRCDEADFDLAPGVVVKPAVSAGAQDTARYEPGRAADALRHARMLLERGRTVMVQPYLPLVEEGERALVFIAGAFSHAIRKGPVLTEPGVIDNDRMPHPGVTPYLPTEAELRTARAALAAVPAPEALLFARVDLALNDAREPVVMELELIEPNLFLRSAPQGLARLVDAVAAESRRSAG
- a CDS encoding GNAT family N-acetyltransferase, whose translation is MTTRLERLRADHAPALLAFERENREYFARSVPDRGDDYFAAFADRHRALLAEQDTGACHFHLLVDERGELLGRVNLVDVAAGSAELGYRIGERAAGRGAATAGVEEVCRLAAAEYGLTGLTAVTTLDNPASRAVLRRTGFTVTGETVVDSRPGLRYRRGLDAPR